In Curtobacterium sp. MCPF17_002, one genomic interval encodes:
- a CDS encoding YdcF family protein, whose amino-acid sequence MVGTARVSTAVLAAALVGAAVVGALTWGEVVHASAARRARTLPQVERGDDVVIVVLGFRDGGRRANIVNRWRARIAVRTARRVAPSARAVTIVCSGGAVRGRTPEATLLRQYILGSPGWTGSVLVEQTSTSTWENVRNVQPVIEQADRIIFASNGLHAEKAREYLRRQRPDLSSRLARAVDYVPGEMTVLKPLFAAVGLRKLRTLRSGPPSPPT is encoded by the coding sequence GTGGTCGGCACCGCCCGGGTCAGCACCGCCGTGCTTGCCGCCGCTCTTGTCGGTGCGGCCGTTGTCGGTGCACTCACCTGGGGTGAAGTTGTCCACGCGTCGGCCGCTCGGCGTGCACGGACGCTTCCTCAGGTAGAGCGCGGTGACGACGTCGTCATCGTCGTCCTCGGATTTCGAGATGGCGGGCGCCGCGCCAACATCGTCAACCGCTGGCGCGCTCGCATCGCCGTTCGCACAGCACGGCGTGTCGCTCCTTCCGCACGGGCGGTGACGATCGTCTGCAGTGGGGGAGCGGTGCGTGGTCGAACACCCGAGGCCACCCTCCTGCGGCAGTACATCCTGGGATCCCCTGGTTGGACCGGCTCCGTGCTGGTCGAGCAGACCAGTACCTCCACGTGGGAGAACGTCCGCAACGTGCAACCAGTGATCGAGCAGGCTGACCGCATCATCTTCGCGTCGAACGGCCTGCATGCCGAGAAGGCCCGCGAGTACCTGCGGCGACAGCGCCCGGACCTCAGTAGCCGGTTGGCTCGTGCGGTCGATTACGTACCGGGAGAGATGACGGTCCTCAAACCGCTCTTCGCCGCGGTCGGACTTCGAAAACTCCGGACCCTGCGCTCCGGGCCTCCGTCGCCGCCCACCTGA
- a CDS encoding ParB/RepB/Spo0J family partition protein — MAPKRTGLGRGIGALIPTATEQQERPVDVFFPTGGTPSSAPTADDLVAVPGARLANLNPLDVIPNGQQPRKEFREEELQELVHSIREIGLLQPIVVRPIPGASGTEPQYELIMGERRLRATKELGLATIPAIVKDTPDDAMLRDALLENLHRAQLNPLEEASAYQQLLADFGITQEQLAQRIGRSRPQITNTIRLLRLPSPVQRRVAAGVLSAGHARAILAAPDAEAMEYLAEKIVNEDLSVRAAEAIAQQLSAKMPVKPKAEPSKRQAHFNDVAERLGDRLNTRVKIAVGARKSSVTIDFANGDDLIRILAELGLQDVAN; from the coding sequence ATGGCACCGAAGCGAACCGGACTCGGCCGAGGGATCGGCGCGCTCATCCCGACCGCGACGGAGCAGCAGGAACGCCCGGTGGACGTCTTCTTCCCCACCGGGGGGACGCCGTCGTCCGCTCCGACGGCGGATGACCTCGTCGCCGTGCCCGGTGCCCGGCTGGCCAACCTCAACCCTCTCGACGTGATCCCGAACGGCCAGCAGCCGCGCAAGGAGTTCCGCGAGGAGGAGCTGCAGGAGCTCGTCCACTCCATCCGTGAGATCGGCCTTCTGCAGCCCATCGTGGTGCGCCCGATTCCCGGGGCGTCCGGCACCGAGCCGCAGTACGAGCTCATCATGGGTGAGCGCCGTCTGCGAGCGACCAAGGAGCTCGGTCTCGCGACCATCCCGGCGATCGTCAAGGACACCCCTGACGATGCGATGTTGCGGGACGCACTGCTCGAGAACCTGCACCGCGCCCAGCTCAACCCCCTCGAAGAGGCTTCGGCGTACCAGCAACTCCTCGCCGACTTCGGCATCACCCAGGAGCAGCTCGCACAGCGCATCGGTCGCTCGCGGCCCCAGATCACCAACACGATCCGGCTGTTGCGCCTCCCCTCCCCCGTCCAGCGCCGTGTCGCTGCCGGCGTGCTGTCGGCCGGCCACGCACGCGCGATCCTTGCCGCCCCGGATGCTGAGGCGATGGAGTACCTCGCCGAGAAGATCGTGAACGAGGACCTGTCGGTCCGTGCGGCTGAGGCGATCGCCCAGCAGCTGTCGGCGAAGATGCCGGTGAAGCCCAAGGCGGAGCCGTCGAAGCGCCAGGCGCACTTCAACGACGTGGCAGAGCGGCTCGGTGACCGGTTGAACACCCGCGTGAAGATCGCGGTCGGGGCACGGAAGAGTTCCGTGACGATCGACTTCGCCAATGGCGACGATCTGATCCGTATCCTCGCCGAGCTCGGCCTGCAGGACGTCGCGAACTAA